The following coding sequences lie in one Trichoderma breve strain T069 chromosome 1, whole genome shotgun sequence genomic window:
- a CDS encoding acetyl-coenzyme A transporter 1 domain-containing protein, whose protein sequence is MGLRTRRPQSPTSKPLPSLSLKREENGNGKMSNGVEMRRKTATHQDSDSITANHISREGFSLDDPVPKTPTSTDVGFFQLPAQDQRSFLLLVLLYFLQGIPMGLAMGSVPFLLKNHMSYGEIGTFSLASYPYSLKLFWSPFVDAVWSSKIGRRKTWIVPIQFLSGFGMLWLGSNVEDMMEKIGKAEGPTVWSFMLWWFFLVLMCATQDIAVDGWALTLLTPGNVSYASTAQTVGLTAGHFMSYTVFLALNASDFANKWFRSTPSDDGLVSLGGYLTFWGWVYIIVTIGLGLLKREEKSQNEDGVWDVYRIMWGILKLRNVQTIIIVHLIAKIGFQANDGVTNLKLLDKGFGKDNMALTVLIDFPFEIGVGYYAGMWSQKYTPMRLWCWGFAGRLLAALIAQVTVAIFPAEGVTTWYLLVVIGEHVFSTFTNTIMFVAISAFHAKVSDPVIGGTYMTLLATVSNLGGTFPRYFVLKLVDAFTVATCHPGSKSTSNLKGPLVTESFSCAIQGEKERCLNGGGSCEMIRDGYYTVNILCVLFGVATFLWYIKPKVLHLQSLPLRAWRLPGGGNK, encoded by the exons ATGGGTCTCCGTACAAGACGACCTCAGTCGCCTACGTCAAAGCCACTCCCCTCCCTCTCGCTCAAGCGAGAGGAgaacggcaacggcaagatGAGCAACGGCGTTGAGATGCGGCGCAAAACCGCTACGCACCAGGATTCGGACAGCATCACGGCGAACCACATTTCTCGCGAGGGCTTTTCCCTAGACGACCCCGTGCCCAAGACGCCGACCTCCACCGACGTCGGCTTTTTCCAGCTGCCCGCGCAGGACCAGAGGAGCTTTCTGCTGCTAGTCTTGCTCTACTTCTTGCAGGGCATCCCCATGGGTCTTGCCATGGGCTCCGTGCCTTTCCTACTCAAGAACCACATGTCGTATGGCGAAATCGGCACCTTTAGTCTGGCGTCGTATCCCTACTCGCTCAAGCTGTTTTGGAGCCCGTTTGTCGACGCGGTATGGAGCTCCAAGATTGGCCGCCGGAAGACTTGGATCGTGCCCATCCAGTTCCTGTCCGGCTTCGGCATGCTTTGGCTGGGGTCCAACGTGGAGGACATGATGGAAAAGATTGGCAAGGCCGAAGGTCCTACTGTCTGGTCCTTTATGCTCTGGtggttcttcttggtgctcaTGTGCGCGACGCAGGATATTGCCGTCGACGGCTGGGCCCTCACGCTGCTGACTCCAGGCAACGTATCGTATGCTTCCACAGCGCAGACTGTGGGCCTGACGGCGGGCCACTTCATGTCCTACACTGTCTTCCTCGCTCTCAACGCCTCCGACTTTGCCAACAAGTGGTTCCGAAGCACGCCTTCCGACGATGGTCTCGTCTCTCTCGGCGGCTACCTCACCTTTTGGGGATGGGTCtacatcatcgtcaccattgGACTGGGCCTGCTCAAGCGCGAAGAAAAGTCGCAGAATGAGGACGGCGTTTGGGACGTCTACCGCATCATGTGGGGGATCCTCAAGCTGCGCAACGTGCAGACCATCATCATTGTGCACCTGATTGCCAAGATTGGCTTCCAGGCCAACGACGGCGTCACGAAcctcaagctcctcgacaAGGGCTTCGGCAAGGACAACATGGCTCTCACGGTCCTCATTGACTTTCCCTTTGAGATTGGAGTGGGATACTACGCCGGCATGTGGTCGCAAAAGTACACCCCTATGCGGCTGTGGTGCTGGGGCTTTGCGGGCCGCCTGTTGGCGGCGCTGATTGCTCAAGTCACGGTGGCCATTTTCCCGGCAGAGGGAGTAACAACGTGGTATCTCCTCGTTGTCATTGGCGAGCACGTGTTTTCGACATTTACAAACACCATCATGTTTGTCGCCATCTCGGCATTCCATGCGAAGGTGTCTGATCCGGTTATTGGAGGCACTTATATGACACTCCTTGCAAC CGTTTCTAACCTTGGAGGTACATTCCCTCGATATTTCGTCTTGAAGCTTGTAGACGCCTTCACTGTTGCGACATGCCATCCCGGCTCCAAGAGCACGAGCAACTTGAAGGGCCCTCTTGTCACGGAATCCTTCTCGTGCGCCATTCAAGGAGAGAAGGAACGGTGCCTAAACGGCGGCGGAAGCTGCGAGATGATCCGTGACGGATATTACACTGTCAATATCCTCTGCGTCTTGTTCGGCGTGGCGACATTTTTGTGGTATATCAAGCCAAAGGTGCTGCACTTGCAGAGTCTGCCGTTAAGGGCGTGGAGGTTGCCCGGTGGCGGTAACAAATAG
- a CDS encoding cenp-O kinetochore centromere component domain-containing protein produces MDTAVDELQTNPLDEEIASLKKQVAHLRKTIKIECSTILSSPSIKEALVSSLNPQPTPKSAALRPRKPRKSIDRDEQLLLTRSKQQEAYNQQCLYRISASVTAFKVHDPDPNAVDGGHVLGLRFEVMTRGQFLQPYYVMLNRPYPNNSKTLRVHRHTVPPAIPLPGLAARYLPVPKPQIENDSSIAPPKQDLERFVKSLRREIMRYHNRLGVSADLRRSLGAHSQAVADGSSLPSNAIVDVSIADTEAKQIRLTWADERNGRLVMDDDGKVVKFMVFGAEGRDWETTKQLTDSQGRVEDVAKMLEEYAAGRES; encoded by the exons ATGGATACAGCCGTGGATGAACTGCAAACCAATCCTCTCGACGAGGAAATTGCATCTCTCAAAAAACAAG TCGCCCACCTCCGCAAAACCATCAAAATCGAATGCTCAaccatcctctcctccccctccatcaaAGAAGCTCTCGTCTCCTCCCTAAACCCCCAACCCACCCCAAAATCAGCAGCCCTCCGCCCTCGCAAGCCTAGAAAGTCCATCGACCGCGAcgagcagctcctcctcacccgctccaagcagcaagaggcCTACAACCAGCAGTGCCTCTACCGAATCTCCGCCTCCGTCACTGCCTTCAAGGTCCACGATCCCGACCCTAATGCCGTCGACGGCGGACACGTGCTCGGCCTGCGCTTCGAGGTCATGACGCGCGGCCAGTTCCTGCAGCCTTACTACGTTATGCTAAATCGCCCGTATCCCAACAATAGCAAGACCCTGCGCGTACATCGGCACACCGTTCCGCCAGCAATCCCACTGCCGGGCCTGGCGGCGAGGTACTTGCCCGTGCCAAAGCCGCAGATAGAGAACGACAGCTCAATAGCCCCGCCCAAACAAGACCTGGAGAGATTTGTAAAATCCCTGAGGAGAGAGATTATGAGATACCACAACAGGTTGGGCGTTTCAGCAGATCTGCGGCGCAGCTTAGGAGCCCACAGCCAAGCGGTGGCAGATGGGTCATCGCTACCTTCAAATGCCATTGTCGATGTCAGCATTGCAGACACCGAAGCAAAACAAATACGGCTGACCTGGGCCGATGAGCGAAATGGCCGTCTAGTcatggacgatgatggcaaagtgGTCAAGTTCATGGTGTTTGGTGCAGAGGGGAGAGACTGGGAGACAACAAAACAGCTCACGGACAGTCAGGGGCGGGTCGAGGATGTCGCCAAGATGTTGGAAGAATACGCGGCTGGGAGAGAATCATGA